Proteins encoded within one genomic window of Falsibacillus pallidus:
- a CDS encoding aromatic amino acid hydroxylase has translation MTATKKIPRHLQKYVVDQQYEKYSPIDQAVWRYVMRQNHHFLKDAAHPAYTGGLKSSGISIERIPNVDDMNEALSPFGWGAANIDGFIPGVVFFDFQAHGILPIASDIRKLENIQYTPAPDIIHEAAGHAPILCEEKFSEYVKLFGEIGSKALATKEEHDLFEAVRTYSNLLESGSATKEQIEQAEAEVEKRQASVVELSEAEQISRLYWWTVEYGMIGTVEDPKIYGAGLLSSVSEGRNSLSPSVKKIPFDLEKVINTSFDITKPQPQLFVCESFEQLIDAVKEFRKTMASHTGGTASLETALRSGHTATFQFSSGLQVTGTLETIEKDGAGEAVYMKTVGPTALAFENKEIIGHGKSHHFDGFGAPIGKLENTECPLEEMNDQQLKSLGIEEGADCRLSYESGVVVEGIVKKILKKNDSPILISFTDCRVQLGDKVLFDPSWGEFDLAVGEKVVSVFAGAADSEQFYADLEEVEQKPFEKREWTPLEQLYGEVREMRNNGADIPALQRIIGQLTSEFPHDWLLRVEIMEILRDSTLLLDEQELISKQLEEIKILDEEWKVLIERGLKLAE, from the coding sequence ATAACCGCGACAAAAAAAATACCAAGGCACCTGCAGAAATATGTGGTCGATCAACAGTATGAAAAATACTCTCCAATCGACCAGGCGGTTTGGCGCTATGTCATGAGACAGAACCATCATTTCCTGAAGGACGCTGCACATCCTGCCTACACCGGGGGATTGAAGTCTTCAGGCATATCCATAGAAAGAATCCCGAATGTTGATGATATGAACGAGGCCCTTTCACCATTTGGATGGGGGGCAGCCAATATAGACGGCTTTATTCCGGGCGTCGTATTCTTCGACTTTCAGGCGCACGGAATCCTGCCGATTGCATCGGATATCCGCAAACTGGAGAACATTCAGTATACTCCTGCGCCGGACATCATCCATGAAGCAGCAGGACACGCCCCTATTTTGTGTGAAGAGAAATTCTCTGAATATGTAAAGCTGTTCGGGGAAATCGGTTCAAAAGCATTGGCTACAAAAGAAGAACATGATTTATTTGAAGCCGTCAGAACGTATTCCAACCTGTTGGAAAGCGGTTCAGCAACGAAAGAACAGATTGAACAGGCTGAGGCAGAAGTGGAAAAAAGACAGGCTTCGGTCGTCGAGCTTTCAGAAGCCGAGCAAATCTCGCGTCTATACTGGTGGACAGTGGAATACGGGATGATCGGAACGGTCGAGGACCCGAAAATCTACGGGGCCGGACTTCTATCATCTGTGTCAGAGGGAAGGAACAGCCTGTCTCCTTCAGTTAAGAAAATTCCTTTTGATTTGGAAAAAGTCATCAATACGAGCTTTGACATCACGAAGCCACAGCCGCAGCTTTTTGTATGCGAAAGCTTCGAACAACTGATTGACGCTGTGAAGGAATTCAGGAAGACAATGGCATCCCATACAGGCGGCACCGCGAGCCTTGAAACAGCGCTAAGGTCAGGGCATACCGCTACCTTTCAATTCTCCTCTGGCCTTCAAGTGACTGGTACACTTGAAACAATTGAAAAGGATGGAGCAGGTGAAGCCGTCTACATGAAAACTGTCGGACCGACTGCTTTGGCATTTGAAAATAAAGAAATCATTGGCCATGGAAAAAGTCATCATTTCGATGGATTCGGTGCACCAATCGGGAAGCTTGAGAATACCGAATGTCCGCTGGAGGAAATGAATGATCAGCAGCTGAAATCACTTGGAATTGAGGAAGGCGCAGACTGCCGATTATCTTATGAAAGTGGAGTGGTCGTTGAGGGGATTGTGAAGAAGATCCTTAAGAAAAACGATTCGCCGATTCTAATCAGTTTTACCGACTGTCGGGTTCAATTAGGAGATAAAGTTCTCTTTGATCCATCATGGGGAGAGTTTGATCTGGCTGTTGGGGAAAAAGTAGTATCCGTCTTTGCCGGGGCCGCTGATTCGGAGCAATTCTATGCGGATCTGGAAGAGGTTGAGCAAAAGCCGTTTGAAAAAAGGGAGTGGACGCCTCTGGAACAGCTATATGGAGAAGTTCGTGAAATGAGGAACAATGGAGCGGACATTCCTGCACTGCAAAGGATCATTGGCCAATTGACTTCAGAGTTCCCGCATGACTGGCTGCTGCGCGTAGAAATCATGGAAATCTTAAGAGACAGCACGCTTCTCTTGGATGAACAGGAATTGATTTCAAAGCAGCTCGAGGAAATCAAGATTCTGGATGAAGAATGGAAGGTACTGATTGAAAGAGGTCTGAAGCTGGCAGAATGA
- a CDS encoding excisionase family DNA-binding protein — protein sequence MYLTIEETAEYLSMPEAYIESLILAKKIRAVHDGSQYLINKDQFNNHLEQMEKYKKQMMEYLNEPIPEDIDIKDED from the coding sequence ATGTATTTAACAATTGAAGAAACAGCTGAATATTTGTCCATGCCGGAAGCCTATATCGAATCGTTGATTTTGGCAAAGAAGATCCGCGCCGTCCATGACGGATCTCAATACCTCATCAATAAGGATCAGTTCAATAACCATCTTGAGCAAATGGAGAAATACAAGAAGCAGATGATGGAATACTTGAACGAACCGATTCCGGAAGACATCGACATCAAGGACGAGGACTGA